The following are encoded in a window of Scophthalmus maximus strain ysfricsl-2021 chromosome 2, ASM2237912v1, whole genome shotgun sequence genomic DNA:
- the vps51 gene encoding vacuolar protein sorting-associated protein 51 homolog, protein MDAEADGLVEVSEDGDPSRRRRVHGMLKLYYGLNEEGKAEEEQESLDPCDINGPHFDPEHYLNKLRRECSLAELMDQETCMVKQIRSLDSDMQTLVYENYNKFISATDTIRKMKNDFKKMEDEMDCLSANMAAITEFSACISGTLQDQHAQITKLSGVHTLLRKLQFLFELPARLNKCLELQAYAQAVNSHRRARCVLRQYSHLPSFKGIQDDCHAIMDKLAQELRQKFRDGGSSAKDLAQCVELLLQLDEPAEELCDKFLSHARSRLESDLQGLEAEIRPYPSAPAVKDVPARRSTSIAGAGSPADLSPKTSALPSPTSNTDILEFIDRGCNEFVSSLCLVIASYQELFINHAQAGELASKNIPQMANGKLHAFVDDLAARYFSLVERRIQEEKGVGDNSLLVRALDRFHRRLQAVAKLLPGSPVPNKGIEIVIRAATERVKQYLAALQSFYMDSLTDVRQALATPRLSVAGASVAGGGALHGGPASGRDAPTSLPELLSSLSASILNQIKSVLASVHLFTAKDITFSNKPYFKGEFCSQGVRESLVVNFIKFVCQSSRQFCESAGDKGGSTPPVLLLLLSRLCLDYETSTISYILTLTDEQFLVQHHSPVTPVTTLCEEAREAAQKLLNHYVKVQGLIISQMLRKSVETRDWVNTIEPRNVRAVMKRVVEDTTSIDVQVGLLYEEGVRKAHSSDSSKRTFSVYSSSRQQARYAASYTPSAPMDTNLLSNIHKLFSERIDIFSSVEFNKVSVMTGIIKISLKTFLECVRLRTFGRYGLQQIQVDCHYLQMYLWRFVSDENLVHFLLDEIVCSSAHRCLDPAPMEQSVIEVICERG, encoded by the exons ATGGACGCCGAGGCGGACGGTCTGGTGGAGGTGTCGGAGGACGGCGACCCCAGCCGGAGGCGTCGGGTGCACGGCATGCTGAAGCTCTACTACGGGCTGAACGAGGAAGGCAaggccgaggaggagcaggagtccCTGGATCCCTGCGACATCAACGGGCCTCACTTCGACCCCGAGCACTACCTGAACAAG CTTAGAAGAGAGTGCTCTCTTGCGGAGCTGATGGACCAAGAGACCTGCATGGTCAAACAGATACGCTCACTGGACAGTGACATGCAGACGCTGGTGTATGAAAACTACAACAAGTTCATATCTGCTACAG ACACCATAAGAAAGATGAAGAATGACTTcaaaaagatggaggatgaaATGGACTGCCTGTCTGCTAACATGGCTGCAATCACAGAGTTCAGTGCTTGTATCAGTGGTACTCTCCAAGACCAGCATGCACAGATTACAAAACTCTCAG GAGTTCACACTCTGTTAAGGAAGCTGCAGTTTCTGTTCGAACTGCCTGCTCGATTGAACAAGTGTCTGGAGCTGCAGGCCTATGCTCAGGCAGTGAACTCCCACCGCCGTGCCCGCTGTGTGCTGCGGCAGTACAGCCACCTGCCCTCCTTCAAGGGGATTCAGGACGACTGTCACGCCATCATGGACAAGCTGGCGCAGGAGCTTCGACAGAAGTTCAG GGACGGTGGATCAAGCGCCAAAGATTTAGCACAGTGTGTGGAGCTGCTGTTACAGCTGGACGAGCCAGCGGAGGAGCTCTGCGATAAATTCCTGAGCCATGCACGGTCTCGTCTTGAGTCGGACCTTCAGGGTCTGGAAGCGGAGATAAGACCGTACCCCTCTGCCCCAGCTGTGAAAGATGTTCCTGCACGCAGGTCAACATCAATTGCAGGCGCTGGATCTCCAGCCGATCTCTCGCCTAAAACGAGCGCTCTACCATCGCCCACCTCAAACACTGACATCCTGGAGTTCATCGACCGAGGCTGCAATGAATTCGTCAGCAGCTTGTGTTTAGTAATTGCATCCTATCAAGAGCTTTTTATCAACCATGCTCAGGCTGGAGAGCTCGCATCCAAAAATATCCCACAGATGGCAAATGGCAAGCTGCATGCCTTCGTGGATGACCTGGCAGCTCGGTATTTCTCGCTCGTGGAGCGGAGGATACAAGAGGAGAAAGGAGTCGGAGATAACTCCCTCCTGGTCCGCGCACTCGACCGCTTTCACCGCAGACTTCAGGCTGTGGCCAAACTGCTGCCGGGCTCTCCTGTGCCAAACAAAGGGATTGAGATTGTGATACGGGCGGCGACGGAGCGAGTCAAGCAGTACCTCGCCGCTCTGCAGAGCTTCTACATGGACAGCTTGACAGACGTGCGGCAGGCCCTGGCAACACCGCGGCTCTCTGTGGCTGGTGCTTCAGTGGCCGGAGGCGGAGCTCTCCACGGGGGGCCGGCATCTGGCAGAGATGCGCCGACCAGCCTGCCAGAGCTGCTATCGTCTTTGTCGGCCTCCATTCTCAATCAGATTAAGTCCGTGCTGGCATCGGTGCATCTCTTCACGGCTAAGGACATTACATTCTCCAACAAGCCTTACTTCAAG GGTGAATTCTGCAGTCAGGGTGTACGTGAGAGCCTGGTGGTGAATTTTATAAAGTTTGTGTGCCAGTCTTCTCGCCAGTTCTGTGAGAGCGCAGGAGACAAAGGCGGTTCAACACCTCCAGTGCTCCTGTTGCTGCTGTCTCGCCTCTGCCTAGACTATGAAACCTCGACTATCTCCTACATACTCACGCTCACGGATGAGCAGTTCCTTGTGCAG CACCACAGCCCTGTAACACCCGTCACAACTTTATGTGAAGAAGCCAGGGAGGCAGCACAGAAACTATTGAATCATTATGTCAAG gttCAGGGCTTGATTATCTCCCAGATGCTAAGAAAGAGTGTCGAAACACGAGACTGGGTTAACACCATCGAACCACGAAATGTCCGCGCTGTGATGAAGAGGGTAGTGGAGGACACCACCTCAATTGATGTGCAG GTCGGGCTCTTGTATGAAGAAGGTGTGAGGAAAGCACACAGCAGCGACTCAAGCAAAAGGACCTTCTCTGTGTACAGCAGTTCTAGACAGCAAGCACGTTATGCTGCCAGCTACACTCCGAG CGCTCCCATGGATACCAATCTGCTGAGCAACATCCACAAGCTTTTTTCCGAGAGGATTGACATCTTCAGTTCAGTGGAGTTCAACAAG GTCTCTGTGATGACGGGAATCATAAAAATCAGTTTGAAGACATTCCTGGAGTGTGTCCGCCTGCGCACCTTTGGCCGCTACGGGCTGCAGCAGATCCAGGTGGACTGCCACTACCTGCAGATGTACCTGTGGCGCTTTGTCTCCGATGAGAACCTGGTGCACTTCCTGCTGGACGAGATAGTGTGCAGCTCCGCTCATCGCTGCCTGGATCCCGCCCCGATGGAGCAGAGCGTGATCGAAGTCATCTGTGAACGAGGTTAA